One segment of Phaeacidiphilus oryzae TH49 DNA contains the following:
- the argC gene encoding N-acetyl-gamma-glutamyl-phosphate reductase: MAYRAAVAGASGYAGGEVLRLLLQHPEIEIGAVTAGSNAGSRLGALQPHLAPLADRILGETTAETLAGHDVVFLALPHGQSAAVAEQLGPDVLVVDCGADFRLEDPAAWERFYGSAHAGTWPYGLPELPGARERLAGSRRIAVPGCYPTAVSLALFPAYAAGLAEPQAVVVAASGTSGAGKSAKPHLLGSEVMGSMSPYGVGGVHRHTPEMQQNLSAVAGEPVAVSFTPTLAPMPRGILATCSAQARPGTTAESLRAAYQKVYGDEEFVSLLPEGQWPATAAVYGANTVQVQVALDESVGRIIVISAIDNLTKGTAGGAVQSMNLALGLPEGLGLPKIGVAP; encoded by the coding sequence ATGGCTTATCGGGCGGCAGTGGCCGGGGCGAGCGGGTACGCGGGCGGCGAGGTGCTGCGGCTGCTGCTCCAGCATCCGGAGATCGAGATCGGAGCGGTGACCGCGGGATCGAACGCCGGGTCCCGCCTGGGCGCGCTCCAGCCGCATCTGGCGCCGCTCGCCGACCGGATCCTCGGCGAGACCACCGCCGAGACGCTGGCCGGCCACGACGTGGTCTTCCTGGCGCTGCCGCACGGGCAGTCCGCCGCCGTCGCCGAACAACTCGGCCCGGATGTGCTGGTGGTGGACTGCGGGGCGGACTTCCGCCTGGAGGACCCGGCCGCCTGGGAGCGGTTCTACGGCTCCGCCCACGCCGGCACCTGGCCGTACGGGCTGCCCGAGCTGCCCGGGGCGCGCGAGCGGCTGGCCGGCAGCAGGCGGATCGCCGTGCCCGGCTGCTACCCGACGGCCGTCAGCCTGGCCCTCTTCCCGGCCTACGCGGCCGGGCTCGCCGAGCCGCAGGCCGTCGTGGTGGCCGCCTCCGGCACCTCCGGCGCCGGCAAGTCGGCCAAGCCGCACCTGCTGGGCAGCGAGGTGATGGGGTCGATGAGCCCGTACGGCGTCGGCGGGGTGCACCGGCACACCCCGGAGATGCAGCAGAACCTCTCCGCCGTGGCCGGGGAGCCGGTCGCGGTCTCCTTCACCCCCACCCTGGCGCCGATGCCGCGCGGCATCCTCGCCACCTGTTCGGCCCAGGCGCGCCCCGGCACCACCGCGGAAAGCCTCCGCGCCGCGTACCAGAAGGTCTACGGGGACGAGGAGTTCGTCAGCCTGCTGCCCGAGGGGCAGTGGCCGGCGACCGCCGCCGTCTACGGCGCCAACACCGTCCAGGTGCAGGTCGCCCTGGACGAGTCGGTCGGCCGGATCATCGTGATCAGCGCCATCGACAACCTGACCAAGGGCACCGCCGGCGGGGCGGTGCAGAGCATGAACCTGGCCCTGGGGCTGCCCGAGGGCCTCGGCCTCCCGAAGATCGGAGTCGCACCGTGA
- a CDS encoding TetR/AcrR family transcriptional regulator has translation MAYDAEDTRRRIFEAAAAEFAEHGLAGARVERIATAARANKQAIYLYFGGKEQLFAAVLRAKMAEVQVSVSVDPDAVAESVGQLFDWYQEHPELIRLLLWEALEAGGGLGEGEEERRGAFREKVRHLVDGGVGEGLPEERRVRAGQDLLFTLMGLIAWNFAVPGMCRMMLDEETERAALARRRETVIRTARALAAGAA, from the coding sequence ATGGCCTATGACGCGGAGGACACCCGGCGGCGGATCTTCGAGGCCGCCGCCGCCGAGTTCGCCGAGCACGGCCTGGCGGGCGCCCGGGTGGAGCGGATCGCGACCGCCGCCCGGGCCAACAAGCAGGCGATCTACCTCTACTTCGGCGGCAAGGAGCAGCTCTTCGCGGCCGTCCTCCGGGCGAAGATGGCGGAGGTCCAGGTCTCCGTCTCGGTCGACCCGGACGCCGTGGCCGAGTCGGTCGGCCAGCTCTTCGACTGGTATCAGGAGCACCCGGAGCTGATCAGGCTGCTGCTCTGGGAGGCGCTCGAGGCCGGCGGCGGCCTCGGCGAGGGCGAGGAGGAGCGCCGCGGCGCCTTCCGCGAGAAGGTCCGGCACCTGGTGGACGGCGGGGTGGGCGAAGGCCTCCCGGAGGAGCGGCGGGTCCGCGCGGGGCAGGATCTCCTCTTCACCCTGATGGGCCTGATCGCCTGGAACTTCGCGGTGCCCGGCATGTGCCGGATGATGCTGGACGAGGAGACCGAGCGGGCGGCGCTGGCCCGCCGCCGCGAGACGGTGATCCGTACTGCCCGCGCCCTCGCCGCCGGCGCGGCCTGA
- a CDS encoding SDR family oxidoreductase, protein MSTPAAVPDAVPTTLPLPSALAGSTALLVGGSSGIGLAAGLLLRSVGARVVLVGRDPERLKAAAARVRDAGPAKAADDAVLTVAGDGQDESVLDEAFERAGRIDHIYLTAGSPSGGGPVAELSPESVGATLGDRLQAAFAAARAAATRLPASGSLTFSSGILVARPYPGMTAPLAAAGAVETLTRALAVELAPTRRRVNAIRYGRIDTPLLRSLPGHGSDEAIAAAGSSAPLGRFGTAEEAAAAALFLMADNYLTGQIITVDGGETLA, encoded by the coding sequence ATGAGCACCCCCGCCGCCGTTCCCGACGCCGTTCCCACCACCCTCCCCCTGCCCAGCGCCCTCGCCGGCAGCACCGCCCTCCTGGTCGGCGGCAGCTCCGGGATCGGCCTGGCGGCGGGGCTGCTGCTGCGCTCGGTCGGCGCCCGGGTCGTGCTGGTCGGCCGCGACCCCGAGCGGCTGAAGGCGGCCGCGGCCCGGGTTCGGGACGCCGGCCCGGCCAAGGCCGCGGACGACGCCGTACTGACCGTGGCCGGAGACGGCCAGGACGAGTCCGTCCTCGACGAGGCCTTCGAGCGCGCGGGCCGGATCGACCACATCTACCTCACCGCGGGCAGTCCCAGCGGCGGCGGCCCGGTGGCCGAACTGTCCCCCGAGAGCGTCGGCGCCACCCTCGGCGACCGCCTGCAGGCCGCCTTCGCCGCGGCCCGGGCGGCGGCGACCCGGCTCCCCGCGAGCGGCTCGCTCACCTTCAGCTCGGGAATCCTGGTCGCCAGGCCGTACCCCGGGATGACGGCACCGCTGGCGGCCGCCGGCGCCGTGGAGACCCTCACCCGGGCCCTCGCCGTCGAGCTCGCCCCCACCAGGCGCCGGGTCAACGCCATCCGCTACGGACGGATCGACACCCCGCTCCTCCGCTCGCTCCCCGGCCACGGCTCGGACGAGGCGATCGCCGCCGCCGGCTCCTCCGCCCCCCTCGGCCGCTTCGGCACCGCCGAGGAGGCCGCCGCCGCGGCGCTGTTCCTGATGGCCGACAACTATCTGACCGGCCAGATCATCACCGTCGACGGCGGCGAGACGCTGGCCTGA
- a CDS encoding maltokinase N-terminal cap-like domain-containing protein → MAVIHSNTTVTPGKLELLTAWLPSRDWYLGGPGEPELVKAGGFRLDDPQGEVGIEFMVARDSSGAEPTDYLVPLTYRGAPLAGAEEALVGTMEHGVLGPRWAYDGCHDPVLVAELAALIEGRAAAQAQGVSHTLDHEVVRSYSGRGLAAADPATAAAKATDSREATEVPLAPGVTLRLPRVLRPVADGEPVPPAGAAGHVAGAWRAPDGGRVRGIFAVLTSGS, encoded by the coding sequence ATGGCCGTGATCCACAGCAACACCACTGTGACGCCGGGCAAGTTGGAGCTGCTCACCGCCTGGCTCCCCTCCCGGGACTGGTACCTGGGCGGCCCCGGGGAACCTGAGCTGGTGAAGGCGGGCGGCTTCCGGCTGGACGACCCCCAGGGCGAGGTCGGGATCGAGTTCATGGTGGCCCGCGACTCCTCCGGCGCGGAGCCGACCGACTACCTGGTGCCGCTGACCTATCGCGGTGCGCCGCTGGCCGGGGCCGAGGAGGCGCTCGTCGGCACCATGGAGCACGGTGTGCTGGGCCCGCGGTGGGCCTACGACGGATGCCACGACCCGGTGCTGGTCGCCGAGTTGGCGGCGCTGATCGAGGGCCGGGCGGCGGCCCAGGCCCAGGGGGTCAGCCACACCCTGGACCACGAGGTGGTCCGCTCGTACTCCGGACGGGGACTCGCCGCCGCGGACCCGGCGACGGCGGCGGCGAAGGCGACGGACAGCCGCGAGGCGACCGAGGTGCCGCTCGCGCCGGGCGTCACCCTTCGGCTGCCGCGGGTCCTGCGACCCGTCGCGGACGGCGAGCCGGTCCCGCCGGCGGGGGCGGCCGGCCATGTGGCGGGCGCCTGGCGGGCGCCGGACGGCGGCCGGGTGCGGGGGATCTTCGCCGTCCTGACGAGCGGTTCCTAG
- a CDS encoding CGNR zinc finger domain-containing protein codes for MFDSHMALLLDAAAALVNALTDGGSHGRPYRAPRGADLPAAVAAALPEPSRPAGPIARADADYLAREALRMRAVFEAVDEERYDDAAEALNGMLRGTGARPQLDRAPGEPWQVHFHGAEDSVGVGWSAGCATALALAVGSELAARLGVCRAPGCDRVYVDTSRNAARQFCSTACQSRVKAAAFRARRAGGRGRQKA; via the coding sequence ATGTTCGACAGTCACATGGCGCTGCTGCTGGACGCGGCCGCCGCGCTCGTCAACGCGCTGACCGACGGCGGCAGTCACGGCCGCCCCTATCGCGCGCCGCGCGGCGCGGACCTGCCGGCCGCGGTCGCCGCCGCGCTGCCCGAACCCAGCCGGCCGGCCGGGCCGATCGCCCGCGCGGACGCCGACTACCTGGCCCGCGAGGCACTGCGGATGCGCGCCGTCTTCGAGGCCGTGGACGAGGAGCGCTACGACGACGCGGCCGAGGCGCTGAACGGCATGCTGCGCGGGACCGGCGCCCGGCCGCAGCTGGACCGGGCGCCCGGCGAACCGTGGCAGGTCCACTTCCACGGCGCCGAGGACTCGGTCGGCGTGGGGTGGAGCGCCGGCTGCGCCACCGCCCTCGCGCTGGCCGTGGGCAGCGAGCTGGCCGCCCGGCTCGGGGTGTGCCGGGCGCCGGGCTGCGACCGGGTCTACGTCGACACCTCGCGCAACGCGGCCCGGCAGTTCTGCTCCACCGCCTGCCAGAGCCGGGTGAAGGCCGCCGCCTTCCGCGCCCGCCGGGCCGGCGGCCGCGGCCGCCAGAAGGCGTGA
- a CDS encoding MFS transporter: MQRLPRTVWLLVLARAVNRLGAFSFSFLTVLATTGFGASAATAGCVSAGFGLATIPSRLAGGRLADRLGRRRTIVLGLVGCALAQLGIAAAGGLAWLAVFAVLLGLAFELYEPPSQAMIADAVPPAQRPRAFSLLSAALAAAGMAAGLIAAALGRWDLRLLFVVDAATCLLCALVVRLVLPADTPRTPDSGRLRPGPGPDRPPSAVPVAAWRDRALLAVLASGTGFAVLYTLVLTVLPLVVADRGMPPADAGLLFTVSALTTVAGQPLLRRGPLPALSGPRALALGFTLFALGLAGCAPAHSPAAFIAPTVAWSLGDLLLMGRLYAAAADLAPPGATGRYLAVFGTSWGVAAVVAPLAGTQLLQHLGAAALWTVAATAALLLAALQPLLARATARQRPPRPVPSPEADAVPNS; this comes from the coding sequence GTGCAACGCCTGCCGCGCACGGTGTGGCTGCTGGTCCTGGCCCGGGCGGTGAACCGGCTGGGCGCGTTCTCCTTCTCCTTCCTCACCGTGCTGGCCACCACCGGCTTCGGGGCCAGTGCGGCGACCGCAGGCTGCGTCTCGGCCGGGTTCGGACTGGCCACCATTCCCTCCCGGCTGGCCGGCGGGCGCCTCGCGGACCGGCTCGGCAGGCGCCGGACGATCGTGCTGGGCCTGGTCGGCTGCGCCCTCGCCCAGCTCGGCATCGCCGCGGCCGGCGGACTGGCCTGGCTGGCCGTCTTCGCGGTCCTCCTCGGCCTGGCCTTCGAGCTGTACGAGCCGCCCAGTCAAGCGATGATCGCCGACGCGGTGCCGCCCGCCCAGCGCCCCCGCGCCTTCAGCCTGCTGAGCGCGGCACTGGCCGCGGCCGGCATGGCCGCCGGCCTGATCGCCGCTGCACTGGGCCGCTGGGACCTCCGCCTGCTGTTCGTGGTCGACGCCGCCACCTGCCTCCTCTGCGCCCTGGTGGTACGCCTGGTGCTGCCCGCCGATACGCCGCGGACGCCGGATTCCGGCCGCCTTCGGCCGGGGCCGGGGCCGGACCGGCCGCCGTCCGCCGTTCCGGTGGCCGCCTGGCGGGACCGTGCCCTGCTGGCCGTGCTCGCCTCCGGCACCGGCTTCGCCGTGCTCTACACCCTGGTGCTGACCGTCCTCCCACTGGTCGTGGCGGACCGCGGGATGCCCCCGGCCGACGCCGGGCTCCTCTTCACCGTCTCGGCGCTGACCACCGTCGCCGGCCAGCCGCTGCTGCGCCGCGGGCCGCTGCCCGCGCTGTCCGGGCCGCGCGCCCTCGCCCTGGGCTTCACCCTCTTCGCCCTCGGCCTGGCCGGCTGCGCCCCGGCGCACTCCCCGGCGGCCTTCATCGCACCGACCGTCGCCTGGAGCCTGGGCGACCTCCTGCTGATGGGGCGGCTGTACGCGGCGGCGGCCGATCTCGCCCCGCCCGGCGCGACCGGCCGCTACCTGGCCGTCTTCGGCACCAGCTGGGGAGTGGCCGCCGTGGTCGCTCCGCTGGCCGGCACCCAGCTGCTCCAGCACCTCGGCGCCGCCGCGCTGTGGACCGTGGCGGCCACCGCCGCCCTCCTCCTGGCCGCACTGCAACCACTGCTGGCCCGGGCCACCGCCCGGCAGCGGCCACCACGGCCGGTCCCGTCCCCGGAGGCCGACGCGGTACCGAACTCCTGA
- a CDS encoding peptidoglycan recognition protein family protein, translating into MRKTPALVVLPAGAALCATALLGSCAAPTDSAVPHPSSSFSLPLTADVQTGGGGGGSGGGGGGAASPGVGAPRTTKPFSMVGVVWNDATEPLGATVRVRTHHRAGAWSGWLTLDTTDADTPSPAANGGRAALGGTPPLWVGPSDGVQVDVEPDRLSQARQPVKDGTPLAASLPSSVQPLPAGLRLELVDGGQGGDGSGTLTAGSAGASGRPYAGPYRAVEPQIVPRSVWQPDSPPPDTPIQYADVVRAIFIHHTDSGNGYDCRQTPEVIRSIEEYHVKDRAYDDIGYNFLVDRCGTVYEGRPGGVARPVIGAHTLGFNIGTAGIAAIGSFPEGVSVPKPMLEAIERLIAWKLGLAGIDPRGTVRLTSSDDGARVPKGQSKVFNTVSGHRDGGWTFCPGGGLYADLPQIRAAAARLQGRTGQ; encoded by the coding sequence ATGCGCAAAACGCCCGCCCTTGTGGTCCTGCCGGCCGGAGCCGCACTGTGCGCCACGGCCCTGCTCGGCTCCTGCGCCGCGCCGACCGATTCCGCGGTACCGCACCCGAGCAGTTCCTTCAGCCTGCCGCTGACCGCGGACGTGCAGACCGGCGGCGGGGGAGGGGGCAGCGGCGGCGGAGGGGGCGGCGCGGCCTCCCCGGGGGTCGGGGCGCCGCGGACCACCAAGCCGTTCTCCATGGTCGGCGTGGTCTGGAACGACGCGACCGAGCCGCTGGGCGCCACCGTCCGGGTGCGCACCCACCACCGGGCCGGCGCCTGGTCCGGCTGGCTCACCCTGGACACCACCGACGCGGACACCCCGAGCCCCGCCGCCAACGGCGGGCGCGCCGCGCTCGGCGGCACCCCGCCGCTGTGGGTCGGGCCCTCCGACGGGGTGCAGGTGGACGTCGAACCCGACCGGCTCTCCCAGGCCCGCCAGCCGGTGAAGGACGGCACGCCGCTGGCCGCCTCGCTGCCCTCCTCGGTGCAGCCGCTGCCCGCCGGACTGCGTCTTGAGCTGGTCGACGGCGGCCAGGGCGGCGACGGCAGCGGGACCCTCACCGCCGGTTCGGCGGGCGCGAGCGGCCGGCCGTACGCGGGCCCGTACCGGGCGGTCGAGCCGCAGATCGTGCCGCGCTCGGTCTGGCAGCCGGACAGCCCGCCGCCGGACACCCCGATCCAGTACGCGGACGTGGTGCGCGCGATCTTCATCCATCACACCGACAGCGGCAACGGCTACGACTGCCGGCAGACCCCCGAGGTGATCAGGTCGATCGAGGAGTACCACGTCAAGGACCGGGCCTATGACGACATCGGCTACAACTTCCTGGTGGACCGCTGCGGCACCGTCTACGAGGGGCGGCCCGGCGGGGTCGCCCGGCCGGTGATCGGCGCCCACACCCTGGGCTTCAACATCGGCACCGCCGGGATCGCCGCGATCGGCAGCTTCCCTGAGGGCGTGAGCGTGCCCAAGCCGATGCTGGAGGCCATCGAAAGGCTGATCGCCTGGAAGCTCGGCCTGGCCGGCATCGACCCGCGCGGCACCGTCCGCCTCACCTCCTCGGACGACGGGGCGCGGGTCCCCAAGGGGCAGAGCAAGGTCTTCAACACCGTCTCCGGACACCGGGACGGCGGCTGGACCTTCTGCCCCGGCGGTGGCCTGTACGCGGACCTCCCGCAGATCCGCGCGGCGGCCGCGAGACTCCAGGGGCGAACCGGGCAGTGA
- a CDS encoding 3-hydroxybutyryl-CoA dehydrogenase, translated as MSDIARVGVVGCGLMGSGIAEVFARSGLDVRISEADGEALELGRTRITSSLDTALRRGKISEAERDSALERMTFTTDLGEFADRDLVVEAVAEREDIKTQIFQTLDQVVERRDAVLASNTSSIPIVKLASATVRPEQVLGLHFFNPAPVQSLVEIVPTLTTSAETLARTEAFARDALGKDPIRARDRAGFVVNALLVPYLLSAVRMFESGVATAEDIDKGMEAGCAHPMGPLRLCDLIGLDTLVSIAESMYHEYKEPLYAAPPLLQRMVDAGLLGRKSSRGFYQYS; from the coding sequence GTGAGCGATATCGCACGGGTAGGGGTGGTCGGCTGCGGCCTGATGGGGTCCGGCATCGCCGAGGTGTTCGCCCGGTCCGGTCTGGACGTCCGGATCTCCGAGGCCGACGGCGAGGCGCTGGAGCTGGGCCGCACCCGGATCACCTCCTCGCTGGACACGGCGCTCCGCCGGGGCAAGATCTCCGAGGCGGAGCGGGACTCCGCGCTGGAGCGGATGACCTTCACCACCGACCTCGGCGAGTTCGCCGACCGCGACCTGGTGGTCGAGGCGGTCGCGGAGCGCGAGGACATCAAGACCCAGATCTTCCAGACCCTGGACCAGGTGGTCGAGCGGCGGGACGCGGTCCTCGCCTCCAACACCTCCTCGATCCCGATCGTGAAGCTGGCCTCCGCGACGGTGCGCCCGGAGCAGGTACTGGGGCTGCACTTCTTCAATCCGGCGCCGGTCCAGTCGCTGGTCGAGATCGTGCCCACGCTGACCACCTCGGCCGAGACCCTGGCCCGCACCGAGGCCTTCGCCCGGGACGCCCTGGGCAAGGACCCGATCCGGGCCCGGGACCGGGCGGGCTTCGTGGTGAACGCCCTGCTGGTGCCGTACCTGCTGTCGGCGGTGCGGATGTTCGAGTCCGGCGTCGCCACGGCGGAGGACATCGACAAGGGGATGGAGGCCGGCTGCGCCCACCCGATGGGCCCGCTCCGCCTCTGCGACCTGATCGGTCTGGACACCCTGGTCTCGATCGCCGAGTCGATGTACCACGAGTACAAGGAGCCGCTGTACGCCGCTCCCCCGCTGCTCCAGCGGATGGTCGACGCGGGGCTGCTGGGCCGGAAGTCCAGCCGGGGGTTCTACCAGTACTCCTGA
- a CDS encoding DUF5336 domain-containing protein: MSSPDESPQPQEPSGASGHTGATGSSGPPPGPPPGPASESPSGPPQGPPPESPPESPWGGSTPGAGPLTVSLADVCYLLTALLGIACLFLGFTTITSDGYTDLSFFNAHGLLGWVPALLFLGGLAAIRPVLPSRGARADGSLPLIATAAGIIPFAFGVLATDHGGYGLQTGETLMLVFGLLQLVFAAAALYLRTVTDLRRRNPGSGFRWGAGQPVPPPPPPRPHAPRRPGGPGEPPGRG; encoded by the coding sequence ATGTCGTCACCCGACGAATCGCCGCAGCCGCAGGAGCCCTCCGGGGCCTCCGGTCACACCGGCGCTACCGGAAGCTCGGGCCCGCCGCCCGGCCCGCCGCCCGGCCCGGCGTCCGAGTCGCCGTCCGGGCCTCCGCAGGGCCCGCCGCCCGAGTCGCCGCCGGAGTCGCCCTGGGGCGGCTCGACGCCCGGCGCCGGGCCGCTCACCGTCAGCCTGGCCGACGTCTGCTATCTGCTCACCGCGCTGCTGGGGATCGCCTGCCTCTTCCTCGGTTTCACCACGATCACCTCTGACGGCTACACCGATCTCAGCTTCTTCAACGCCCACGGCCTCCTCGGCTGGGTGCCGGCGCTGCTCTTCCTCGGTGGGCTGGCGGCGATCCGCCCAGTGCTGCCCAGCCGGGGCGCGCGGGCGGACGGCTCGCTGCCGCTGATCGCCACGGCGGCCGGAATCATCCCGTTCGCCTTCGGGGTGCTGGCCACCGACCACGGCGGCTACGGGCTGCAGACCGGCGAGACCCTGATGCTGGTCTTCGGCCTCCTCCAACTGGTCTTCGCCGCCGCCGCCCTCTACCTCCGCACGGTGACCGATCTCCGCCGCCGGAACCCCGGCTCGGGCTTCCGGTGGGGCGCGGGCCAACCGGTCCCGCCGCCCCCGCCGCCCCGCCCGCACGCTCCCCGGCGCCCGGGCGGCCCCGGGGAGCCGCCGGGCCGCGGCTGA
- a CDS encoding DUF1918 domain-containing protein, with protein sequence MQATVGDKVHFKSRAVGIAERVAEIVEVHGRHGGPPYLVRFEDGHQTLVFPGADCVVESCRRASGQL encoded by the coding sequence ATGCAGGCGACGGTCGGAGACAAGGTGCACTTCAAGAGCCGGGCGGTCGGCATCGCCGAGCGGGTGGCCGAGATCGTCGAGGTCCACGGCCGGCACGGCGGGCCCCCCTACCTGGTCCGCTTCGAGGACGGGCATCAGACGCTGGTCTTCCCGGGGGCGGACTGCGTGGTGGAGAGCTGCCGCAGGGCCTCCGGCCAGCTGTAG
- a CDS encoding MFS transporter: MREPAAVDARTQRPTARQLTVIGAVLLLSLIIPLELTLVYPAVRFMAPVFHTPSISWVLTIVSLTGVVLESPVGKLADLHGKKRVALVISALFAIGSLLCALAPNFPLLLMGRVLQGVALGMIAVLYGLLRDILPAPLVPFGFGVISVGLGVSAILGPFVGGALIDHYGFRAVFWFSVIAVTVLGVLFAAVVPESPVRLPQRLDLLGSALLGGGVGLLLLATTEGAVWGWTSAGTLGCYLGGAAAVALFVPHTLRNDHPLVDVRTVAGPQMRLPVLATLLCAFAVSGFAFLTPELLEMRHHMDAMGAARYQLPYGITAIVAGLLGGALTRRRGSRITLLAATVPLCVSLLLLALAHGSTWMILIWCGLYGIAFALYPLATMVQVAEAVPADRTAVSEGVNGIARDLGSAVAIAVLTAVLNRHIEAAPGGGGAAALTYTDGGFTIAFLVAAGSGLLAAVAAAVMRHRRLDGADATGGASASAPDGAVSAA, from the coding sequence ATGCGCGAACCGGCAGCGGTCGACGCGAGGACGCAGCGCCCGACGGCACGTCAGCTGACGGTGATCGGCGCGGTCCTGCTGCTCTCACTGATCATTCCGCTGGAGCTGACCCTGGTCTATCCGGCGGTGCGCTTCATGGCACCGGTCTTCCACACCCCCAGCATCAGTTGGGTCCTCACCATCGTCAGCCTCACCGGGGTGGTGCTGGAGTCCCCCGTCGGCAAGCTGGCCGATCTCCACGGCAAGAAGCGGGTCGCGCTGGTCATCAGCGCGCTCTTCGCGATCGGCTCACTGCTCTGCGCCCTCGCCCCGAACTTTCCGCTGCTGCTGATGGGACGGGTGCTGCAGGGGGTCGCCCTCGGCATGATCGCGGTGCTCTACGGGCTGCTGCGGGACATCCTCCCGGCCCCGCTGGTGCCCTTCGGCTTCGGGGTGATCTCGGTCGGGCTCGGCGTCTCGGCGATCCTCGGGCCGTTCGTCGGCGGGGCGCTGATCGACCACTACGGCTTCCGCGCGGTCTTCTGGTTCAGCGTGATCGCGGTGACCGTGCTGGGCGTCCTCTTCGCGGCCGTCGTCCCCGAGTCCCCGGTACGGCTCCCCCAGCGTCTGGACCTGCTGGGGAGCGCGCTGCTGGGCGGCGGGGTCGGACTGCTGCTGCTGGCCACCACCGAGGGCGCGGTCTGGGGCTGGACCTCGGCCGGCACCCTCGGCTGCTACCTCGGCGGAGCGGCCGCGGTCGCCCTCTTCGTCCCGCACACCCTGCGCAACGACCACCCCCTGGTCGACGTCCGCACCGTCGCCGGACCGCAGATGCGGCTTCCGGTGCTGGCCACCCTGCTCTGCGCCTTCGCGGTCTCCGGCTTCGCCTTCCTCACCCCGGAACTGCTGGAGATGCGGCACCACATGGACGCCATGGGCGCCGCCCGCTACCAACTGCCGTACGGGATCACGGCGATCGTGGCGGGCCTCCTCGGCGGCGCGCTGACCCGCCGACGCGGCTCGCGGATCACCCTGCTGGCCGCCACCGTGCCGCTCTGCGTCTCGCTGCTCCTCCTCGCCCTCGCCCACGGCTCGACCTGGATGATCCTGATCTGGTGCGGCCTGTACGGGATCGCCTTCGCCCTCTACCCGCTGGCCACCATGGTGCAGGTGGCGGAGGCGGTGCCGGCCGACCGGACCGCGGTCAGCGAGGGCGTCAACGGGATCGCCCGGGACCTCGGCTCGGCGGTGGCCATCGCGGTGCTGACCGCCGTGCTCAACCGGCACATCGAGGCCGCCCCCGGAGGCGGCGGGGCGGCCGCACTCACCTACACCGACGGCGGTTTCACGATCGCCTTCCTGGTCGCGGCCGGCTCCGGCCTGCTGGCCGCCGTGGCGGCGGCGGTGATGCGGCACCGCCGCCTGGACGGCGCGGACGCGACGGGTGGAGCGTCGGCGTCCGCGCCGGACGGCGCCGTCAGCGCGGCTTGA